From one Alicyclobacillus acidocaldarius subsp. acidocaldarius Tc-4-1 genomic stretch:
- a CDS encoding aminotransferase class I/II-fold pyridoxal phosphate-dependent enzyme → MTPSDRLNQLPDGVFQELAIAAHERRKKGLDVIDLSVGSPDLPPPPHAVEALIRAARDPREYRYAITALPEFHEAVARFYERYGVTLDPEREVLQLAGSQDGLSHLALTFLNPGDVALIPDPGYPIYDAGVRLAGAQVEPIPVDAETLQPRFDAIPAEVWRQAKMMILNFPSNPTAAMATRGTLERAVALAKQHDLLLVHDFAYSELVFDGVQPISILSIPGAKEVAIEFNSLSKTYNLAGARIAYAVGRPDALAALRKLKSHIDFGVFLPVQRAAIAALTTPWDGYEHQRAVYAERRDALCEALAEAGWPVRKPAATMFLWAQTPGGQPSYPFALALLKETGVAVTPGTAFGSRGEGHVRMAFVHDIPVLREAARRIGAWLRQQRG, encoded by the coding sequence ATGACACCATCGGATCGACTCAACCAACTTCCAGACGGCGTGTTCCAAGAGCTTGCCATCGCGGCCCACGAGCGCCGCAAAAAGGGACTCGACGTGATCGATCTCAGCGTCGGTTCGCCCGATCTCCCTCCGCCGCCGCACGCCGTCGAGGCCCTGATTCGCGCCGCGCGGGATCCGCGAGAATATCGGTACGCCATCACGGCGCTGCCGGAGTTCCACGAGGCCGTGGCCCGCTTCTACGAGCGGTACGGCGTGACCCTGGACCCCGAGCGGGAGGTCCTGCAGCTCGCCGGATCGCAGGACGGACTGAGCCACTTGGCGCTCACCTTTCTCAATCCGGGCGACGTGGCGCTCATCCCCGATCCTGGGTATCCCATCTACGACGCAGGGGTTCGGCTCGCGGGCGCACAAGTGGAGCCCATCCCGGTGGATGCCGAGACGCTCCAGCCCCGCTTCGACGCCATCCCAGCCGAGGTGTGGCGACAGGCGAAGATGATGATCCTCAACTTCCCGTCCAATCCAACGGCCGCGATGGCGACGAGAGGCACGCTCGAGCGGGCCGTGGCGCTGGCGAAGCAGCACGACCTGCTGCTCGTGCACGACTTCGCCTATTCGGAGCTCGTGTTCGACGGGGTTCAGCCCATCAGCATCCTTTCGATCCCGGGCGCCAAAGAAGTAGCCATTGAGTTCAACTCGCTCTCGAAAACTTACAATCTCGCGGGCGCACGCATCGCGTACGCCGTCGGGCGCCCGGACGCGCTCGCCGCGCTGCGCAAACTGAAGTCGCATATCGACTTCGGCGTGTTTCTGCCCGTGCAGCGCGCGGCCATCGCGGCACTCACGACGCCGTGGGACGGCTACGAGCATCAGCGAGCCGTATACGCGGAGCGGCGCGATGCGCTCTGTGAAGCGCTCGCCGAAGCCGGCTGGCCTGTGCGCAAACCGGCGGCCACGATGTTCCTGTGGGCCCAAACGCCGGGCGGGCAGCCTTCCTACCCGTTCGCGCTCGCGCTGCTGAAAGAGACCGGCGTGGCGGTCACCCCAGGCACCGCATTCGGGTCCCGCGGCGAGGGGCATGTCCGCATGGCGTTTGTCCACGACATCCCCGTGCTCAGGGAGGCTGCGCGGCGCATCGGTGCGTGGCTCCGCCAGCAACGCGGATGA
- a CDS encoding DMT family transporter: MKSSWMGALCLALAASLWGGTYVVSKAVMNWVDPSALIWLRYALGALALGAVGLVRRVNWRMSARHVGTVVAIGLVGYALSIWAQFVGTQWSTAQMGAVITSGTPAFMVIFARVLLGEAITWRRAASVILATLGVIVMIGLGHQAHSREAWGGLILLVAAVTWGLQSVLVKRVPSEYSSIVVTAYAMLVALAVMTPVSWPHMPRLEALLGHTWVWLGILYLGVLSTAGAFLLWNEGLRRMPAGAGGVYFFLQPLVGTALGWIVLGENVTPSFWFGSLLILGGVALVIREPESSERSVRWASSLSKDGSQDS, from the coding sequence ATGAAATCTTCCTGGATGGGCGCCTTGTGTCTGGCGCTTGCAGCTTCTCTTTGGGGCGGCACGTATGTGGTGAGCAAGGCAGTGATGAATTGGGTTGATCCGTCGGCGCTCATCTGGCTGCGGTACGCGCTCGGCGCGCTCGCGCTTGGTGCGGTCGGTCTTGTACGGCGGGTGAACTGGCGAATGTCGGCGCGCCATGTTGGCACGGTGGTCGCCATCGGCCTCGTGGGCTACGCGCTCTCCATCTGGGCGCAATTCGTGGGGACCCAATGGTCGACGGCGCAGATGGGGGCGGTCATCACCTCGGGGACGCCCGCGTTTATGGTCATCTTCGCGCGCGTCCTTCTTGGCGAAGCCATCACGTGGAGGCGGGCTGCGTCGGTGATCCTCGCGACGCTCGGCGTCATCGTCATGATAGGCCTCGGCCACCAGGCGCACAGCCGGGAGGCTTGGGGTGGCCTGATTCTCCTTGTTGCGGCCGTGACCTGGGGACTTCAGTCTGTGCTGGTGAAGCGCGTGCCCTCTGAATATTCGTCCATTGTCGTCACGGCGTATGCCATGCTCGTGGCCCTGGCTGTGATGACGCCTGTCAGCTGGCCGCACATGCCGCGCCTCGAGGCCCTCCTCGGTCACACGTGGGTGTGGCTGGGGATCCTGTACCTCGGCGTGTTGTCCACGGCCGGTGCGTTTCTTCTCTGGAACGAGGGTTTGCGGCGCATGCCCGCGGGCGCAGGGGGCGTGTACTTCTTTCTGCAGCCGCTCGTGGGCACCGCGCTCGGATGGATCGTTCTGGGGGAAAATGTGACGCCCTCCTTTTGGTTCGGGTCTCTGCTCATCCTCGGGGGTGTGGCACTCGTGATCCGTGAGCCCGAATCCTCTGAAAGATCTGTGAGATGGGCGTCTTCGCTATCCAAAGACGGGTCTCAAGACTCATGA
- a CDS encoding SDR family NAD(P)-dependent oxidoreductase, with protein sequence MELGLKGKVAVITGASKGIGLRTATLLAMEGADVAICARTEAALEEAKRAIEQASGRRVFAMPVDVRQAQACESFIDAVAEAFGRIDILVNNAGTANARDFLTVSDEDWQGDLDLKLFAAIRCSRRAVPHMQRQRGGAIVNVTAIGGKTPGPSSLPSSVSRAAGIALTKAMSKDLGKHGIRVNAVCIGQIRSDQIEKMWKAQRPDLTWEEFSRLPEHNIPLGRIGDTDEAARVIAFLASDAASYVTGVALNIDGGLAAMW encoded by the coding sequence ATGGAGCTTGGGCTCAAAGGCAAAGTCGCCGTGATCACCGGCGCCTCGAAGGGCATTGGACTGAGGACCGCGACGTTGCTCGCGATGGAGGGCGCCGATGTGGCCATCTGTGCGCGCACGGAAGCGGCTCTCGAAGAGGCCAAGCGTGCCATCGAACAGGCGTCGGGGAGGCGCGTCTTCGCCATGCCCGTTGACGTGCGCCAGGCGCAGGCGTGTGAGTCGTTCATCGACGCGGTCGCGGAAGCGTTTGGCCGGATCGACATTCTGGTGAACAACGCGGGGACCGCCAACGCGCGGGACTTTCTCACGGTGAGCGATGAAGACTGGCAGGGCGATCTCGACCTGAAGCTGTTTGCCGCCATTCGCTGTTCGCGCCGCGCGGTGCCGCACATGCAGCGACAGCGCGGGGGCGCCATCGTCAATGTCACCGCGATTGGCGGCAAGACGCCTGGGCCGTCGTCGCTGCCGTCGTCTGTCTCGCGTGCCGCCGGGATCGCGCTCACCAAGGCCATGAGCAAGGACCTCGGCAAGCACGGGATCCGCGTGAACGCGGTGTGCATCGGGCAGATTCGAAGCGATCAGATTGAGAAGATGTGGAAGGCGCAGCGGCCGGACCTGACCTGGGAGGAGTTTTCGCGGCTCCCGGAGCACAACATTCCGCTGGGGCGCATCGGCGACACGGACGAAGCCGCGCGGGTCATCGCGTTTCTCGCTTCTGACGCGGCGTCGTACGTCACGGGCGTCGCTCTGAACATCGACGGCGGGCTCGCGGCGATGTGGTGA
- a CDS encoding MFS transporter — translation MAVVQAVREKGRMNRDAVWSISGSHFLNDLSTTGLVPALTQLYKPLFHLNYTEISLIVLVSYITSSVAQPLFGAWADRNPKAWMLPLGLFLSTLGITLTGIAPSYGVLLLMVAVSGLGSGAFHPEASRVAHLAAGRAKGLAQAIFQVGGNGGQAIGPLIVSLFILSAGLHSILWMLIGVALGLVFTLRLYPWYKAALRDYAKVRRTIEGENRIGAVALLVVVIVLRSWCQIGIAQFMPFYYAHKFGMSYQLSDALMFVFLGAGALGTFIGGALADRMPKQRILFLSMLLSIPFAFGLPFLHGAWAAVALLPFGFFILSSFAVTVVYMQMLLPRNVSLASGLTIGFGVGAGGIGATFFGVLADHVGLTSVLYILMAVPIVGAILSAFLPVDSKSGSFARA, via the coding sequence GTGGCTGTGGTGCAGGCGGTTCGCGAAAAGGGGCGGATGAACCGGGACGCCGTGTGGAGCATCAGCGGTTCCCACTTTCTCAACGACTTGTCGACGACCGGGCTTGTGCCGGCGTTGACGCAGCTGTACAAGCCTCTGTTTCACCTCAACTACACGGAGATCAGCCTGATTGTGCTTGTGTCCTATATCACGTCTTCCGTGGCGCAGCCCTTGTTTGGGGCGTGGGCGGATCGAAACCCGAAGGCGTGGATGCTGCCCTTGGGGCTCTTTCTGTCCACCCTGGGCATCACGTTGACCGGCATCGCGCCCAGCTATGGCGTGCTGCTTCTCATGGTGGCTGTAAGCGGCCTGGGGTCGGGGGCGTTCCATCCAGAGGCCTCGCGCGTGGCACACCTCGCGGCGGGCCGGGCGAAGGGCCTCGCACAGGCCATTTTTCAGGTCGGCGGAAACGGCGGCCAAGCGATTGGGCCCCTCATCGTGTCGCTGTTCATTCTCTCGGCTGGTCTTCACAGCATCCTCTGGATGCTCATAGGGGTGGCGCTGGGGTTGGTGTTCACGCTGCGCTTGTATCCGTGGTACAAGGCGGCGCTTCGCGACTATGCGAAGGTGCGCAGGACCATCGAGGGCGAAAATCGGATCGGCGCCGTCGCGCTCTTGGTGGTCGTGATTGTGCTTCGCTCCTGGTGCCAAATTGGCATCGCGCAGTTCATGCCATTCTACTATGCGCACAAATTTGGGATGTCGTATCAACTGTCCGATGCCCTCATGTTCGTGTTTCTGGGGGCCGGCGCGCTGGGGACGTTCATCGGCGGCGCCCTCGCGGATCGCATGCCGAAACAGCGCATTCTGTTTCTGTCGATGCTCTTGTCCATTCCGTTCGCCTTCGGGCTGCCGTTCCTACACGGCGCGTGGGCTGCCGTGGCGCTGTTGCCGTTCGGATTCTTTATCCTCTCGTCGTTTGCGGTCACGGTAGTCTACATGCAGATGCTGTTGCCGCGCAACGTCTCGCTCGCGTCCGGGCTCACCATCGGCTTCGGCGTGGGCGCGGGCGGGATTGGCGCGACCTTCTTCGGTGTCTTGGCCGATCACGTCGGCCTCACAAGCGTCCTCTACATCCTGATGGCAGTTCCCATCGTCGGGGCGATCCTCTCCGCCTTTTTGCCCGTTGATTCGAAGAGCGGATCGTTCGCTCGCGCTTGA
- a CDS encoding PTS sugar transporter subunit IIA — MVKLDARHVALNVGTEPKEEAIRRVGRMLVELGHVEPPYVDSMLEREASTTTYIGNGIAIPHGMPDSVKYIRESGIVVAQYPDGVDFGGEKARLVIGIAGKGEEHMELLSQIATVCMDESNVAKLVGASSADEIVQILERAS; from the coding sequence ATGGTGAAATTGGACGCGCGCCACGTGGCGCTGAATGTGGGGACGGAGCCAAAGGAAGAGGCCATTCGCCGGGTTGGTCGCATGCTCGTGGAGCTCGGCCATGTCGAGCCGCCGTACGTCGACAGCATGCTCGAGCGCGAGGCTTCGACCACCACGTATATCGGCAACGGGATCGCCATTCCACACGGCATGCCGGACTCGGTGAAGTACATTCGCGAATCCGGCATTGTGGTGGCGCAGTACCCGGATGGCGTGGATTTCGGCGGGGAGAAGGCAAGGCTCGTCATCGGCATTGCAGGCAAGGGCGAGGAGCACATGGAGCTGCTTTCGCAGATCGCCACGGTCTGCATGGACGAGTCGAACGTCGCGAAGCTGGTCGGGGCGTCGTCGGCCGACGAGATTGTGCAGATTCTGGAGCGCGCGTCATGA
- the purN gene encoding phosphoribosylglycinamide formyltransferase, translated as MRKIAFLASHNGSGMRYLLAARARHEIEFDPVLVVSNNPGSEALAYAREMGIPTAILNEKRCGGQGEADEALCEALRAHGAEWVILSGYMKRIGPATLSAYRNRILNIHPSLLPKFGGPGMYGMRVHEAVIASGESVTGATVHLVDHEYDHGPVLAQVEVPVLPGDTPERLRARVLEVEGPLYLQVLKKLERGEIDLDAFGATASL; from the coding sequence ATGCGAAAAATCGCGTTCCTCGCCTCCCACAACGGATCCGGCATGCGCTACCTGCTTGCGGCCCGGGCGCGCCACGAAATCGAGTTTGATCCGGTACTCGTGGTGAGCAACAATCCAGGCAGTGAGGCGCTCGCGTATGCGCGCGAGATGGGCATCCCGACCGCTATCCTCAACGAGAAGCGCTGCGGCGGCCAAGGGGAGGCGGATGAGGCGCTGTGCGAGGCACTGCGCGCCCACGGCGCGGAATGGGTGATCCTCTCCGGCTACATGAAGCGCATCGGACCTGCGACGCTCTCCGCCTACCGAAACCGCATCCTCAACATTCATCCGAGTTTGCTTCCGAAGTTCGGAGGGCCCGGCATGTACGGCATGCGCGTGCACGAGGCCGTGATCGCGAGCGGCGAATCGGTCACTGGCGCGACCGTCCATCTCGTGGATCACGAGTACGATCACGGCCCGGTGCTGGCGCAGGTCGAGGTCCCCGTTCTCCCGGGCGACACGCCCGAACGTCTGCGGGCGCGCGTCCTGGAGGTGGAAGGCCCCCTGTACCTACAGGTGCTCAAGAAGTTGGAGCGGGGCGAGATCGATCTGGATGCTTTTGGTGCGACCGCGTCCCTGTGA
- a CDS encoding NAD(P)H-quinone oxidoreductase: MLAVIMKQFGGPEVLEIGEVETPKPGPGEVLVRVRATALNRADLLQRRGLYPPPPGASDILGLEMAGDVEVLGPGVTSVREGDRVAALLPGGGYAQYAVVPAGMLIRLPDNLSYEQGAAIPETFLTAYLNLFVLGRLSPGETVLVHAGASGVGTSAIQLIRLAGAHSIVTAGSADKIAKCLELGAKAGWNYHDGSFVDFVRRETDGRGADIIFDFVGAPYFHDNLRALAVDGRLVVIGTMGGTKVDGFDLGLILAKRQQIIGTALRSRSLEAKIELTAAFVAFAYDALAKGEIAPVIDRVYDWRDVRAAHERMEANQNIGKIVLRVTE; this comes from the coding sequence ATGCTCGCGGTCATCATGAAGCAGTTCGGCGGGCCGGAGGTGCTCGAAATCGGCGAGGTGGAGACGCCAAAGCCCGGCCCCGGCGAGGTGCTGGTGCGCGTTCGAGCGACTGCTCTGAATCGCGCGGATCTTCTGCAGCGGCGCGGCCTTTACCCGCCTCCGCCGGGGGCGTCGGACATCCTGGGCCTCGAAATGGCGGGGGACGTGGAGGTGCTCGGCCCAGGCGTGACCTCGGTCCGCGAGGGCGATCGCGTCGCGGCGCTCTTGCCCGGCGGCGGCTACGCGCAGTACGCCGTGGTGCCGGCTGGCATGCTGATTCGGCTGCCTGACAACCTCTCGTACGAACAAGGCGCGGCCATCCCAGAGACCTTTCTCACCGCTTATCTGAACCTGTTCGTGCTCGGACGCCTGAGCCCAGGGGAGACGGTCCTCGTGCACGCGGGGGCGAGTGGCGTCGGCACGTCGGCGATTCAACTCATCCGCCTCGCGGGGGCGCATAGCATTGTCACGGCGGGTAGCGCCGACAAAATCGCCAAGTGCCTCGAGCTCGGCGCCAAGGCGGGATGGAATTACCACGACGGATCGTTCGTCGACTTTGTGCGCCGGGAGACAGATGGTCGCGGCGCCGACATCATCTTCGATTTCGTAGGGGCGCCTTACTTCCACGACAACCTGCGCGCGCTGGCCGTCGATGGGCGGCTCGTGGTCATCGGCACGATGGGCGGCACGAAGGTCGACGGGTTTGATCTCGGCCTTATCCTCGCGAAGCGGCAGCAGATCATCGGGACCGCTCTCCGCTCCCGCAGCTTGGAGGCGAAGATCGAGCTCACAGCAGCGTTTGTGGCGTTCGCCTACGACGCGCTGGCCAAAGGCGAGATCGCGCCGGTCATCGACCGGGTGTACGACTGGCGCGACGTCCGCGCCGCGCACGAACGAATGGAGGCCAATCAGAACATCGGAAAAATTGTCCTCAGGGTGACGGAATGA
- a CDS encoding VanZ family protein produces the protein MITFLPFGLMFWGAYTACWVVRAAVHRWRLEWRALCAHQALFLYALWLVDAALFPIPLHGVPSWPEIDLSPWETLRNALNVRTGVWEIFARSLAQFVPLGAALPALYVSMRRLSLVLMVSFFAGSALQVAGLIISARIGIPYRLFEVDDILFNCVGAAIGFGLWRAQALIRVLRPASATLEEMGDMPRGERGTWSLGSKAKSP, from the coding sequence ATGATCACGTTTCTCCCCTTCGGCCTTATGTTCTGGGGTGCGTACACGGCTTGTTGGGTGGTGCGCGCCGCGGTGCACCGGTGGCGCCTCGAGTGGCGCGCACTGTGCGCGCACCAAGCGTTGTTTCTCTACGCGCTGTGGCTGGTGGACGCCGCGCTCTTTCCCATCCCCCTGCACGGGGTGCCGTCGTGGCCCGAGATCGACCTGTCTCCTTGGGAGACCCTGAGGAACGCGCTGAATGTGCGCACGGGCGTTTGGGAGATCTTCGCGCGCTCTCTTGCGCAGTTTGTTCCGCTCGGCGCGGCGCTCCCTGCCCTGTACGTGTCGATGCGCCGGCTGTCCCTCGTCCTCATGGTGTCGTTTTTCGCGGGGTCCGCTCTTCAGGTGGCCGGGCTCATCATCTCGGCTCGCATCGGCATCCCCTACCGGCTGTTCGAGGTCGACGACATTCTGTTCAACTGTGTGGGTGCGGCCATCGGCTTTGGATTATGGCGCGCCCAGGCGCTCATTCGCGTTCTTCGCCCGGCATCCGCTACACTGGAGGAGATGGGTGACATGCCAAGAGGGGAGCGAGGAACATGGAGCTTGGGCTCAAAGGCAAAGTCGCCGTGA
- a CDS encoding PTS mannitol transporter subunit IICB — protein sequence MATQVAVQPIASSGRARAAMQKFGGFLAGMVMPNIPAFIAWGLITAFFIPTGWTPNAKLDQLVSPMVSFLIPVLIGFTGGRLVHGIRGGVVGAIATAGVAIGASQPMFIGAMIMGPLGGYLIKQFDRAVEGRIRAGFEMLVNTFSAGILGGALAILGFLAVQPIMDRVSAWLGAAAVWVTNAHLLPLIAIFIEPGKVLFLNNAINHGILEPIGVEQAKETGKSIFFLLETDPGPGLGLLMAYWAFAKGAIRQSAPGAILIQFFGGIHEVYFPYVLMRPILVLAVILGGMAADTTFMVLHAGLVATPSPGSIFAEIAMTPKGGYVPVLSGIFVGALVSFLVASFFIRRSRDEMDESTLAFAQAVVQDMKSQSKFAPSAQPTAQAVAEEAALAGVPQAVYFACEAGMGSSAMGASILKKRLQEAGYDIPVHHVPVNQLPPTAEVVFTQASFETRARQVAPNAKIYLVQNFLNKATYDQLIEDLNRLKG from the coding sequence GTGGCGACCCAGGTAGCAGTACAACCGATTGCGTCGAGCGGCCGAGCTCGGGCGGCGATGCAAAAGTTCGGTGGTTTTCTGGCGGGCATGGTCATGCCTAATATTCCCGCGTTCATCGCGTGGGGGCTCATCACCGCGTTTTTCATTCCCACGGGTTGGACCCCGAACGCGAAGCTTGATCAACTGGTTTCTCCCATGGTCTCATTCCTCATTCCGGTTCTCATTGGCTTCACCGGAGGGCGTCTCGTGCACGGGATCCGCGGGGGCGTCGTCGGCGCCATCGCCACGGCCGGAGTGGCCATCGGCGCGTCTCAGCCGATGTTCATCGGTGCGATGATCATGGGTCCCCTCGGCGGCTACCTGATCAAGCAGTTCGATCGCGCCGTGGAAGGGCGCATCCGCGCCGGATTTGAGATGCTGGTCAACACGTTTTCCGCAGGCATTCTGGGCGGTGCGCTCGCGATCCTCGGCTTTCTGGCCGTGCAACCCATTATGGATCGCGTGTCGGCCTGGTTGGGCGCGGCGGCCGTGTGGGTGACCAACGCGCATCTTCTGCCGCTCATCGCCATCTTTATCGAGCCGGGCAAGGTCCTGTTTTTGAACAACGCCATCAACCACGGTATCCTTGAACCCATCGGCGTCGAGCAGGCCAAGGAGACCGGGAAGTCCATCTTCTTCCTTCTCGAGACCGATCCAGGGCCGGGCCTCGGCCTGCTCATGGCCTACTGGGCGTTTGCGAAGGGGGCCATCCGGCAGTCGGCGCCTGGCGCAATTCTGATTCAGTTCTTCGGCGGCATTCACGAGGTGTACTTCCCGTACGTGCTGATGCGGCCCATTCTGGTGCTTGCCGTGATCTTGGGCGGGATGGCGGCGGACACGACCTTCATGGTCCTGCACGCCGGCCTTGTGGCGACGCCGTCGCCCGGCAGCATCTTCGCCGAGATTGCCATGACGCCGAAAGGCGGCTACGTACCCGTGTTGTCGGGCATCTTTGTGGGCGCGCTCGTCTCATTCCTGGTGGCTTCCTTCTTCATCCGCCGGTCTCGAGACGAGATGGACGAGAGCACCTTGGCGTTCGCCCAGGCCGTGGTGCAGGACATGAAGTCTCAGTCCAAGTTTGCACCGTCCGCGCAGCCCACGGCGCAGGCTGTGGCGGAAGAAGCGGCGCTCGCAGGAGTCCCGCAGGCCGTGTATTTCGCGTGTGAAGCCGGCATGGGATCGAGCGCAATGGGCGCGTCGATTCTGAAGAAGCGGCTGCAGGAGGCTGGCTACGACATCCCTGTGCATCACGTGCCGGTGAACCAGTTGCCGCCCACGGCCGAGGTGGTGTTCACGCAGGCGAGTTTCGAGACGCGGGCGCGGCAGGTCGCGCCAAACGCGAAGATTTATTTGGTACAAAACTTCTTGAACAAGGCGACGTACGATCAGTTGATTGAGGACCTGAACCGTCTGAAGGGATGA
- a CDS encoding BglG family transcription antiterminator, whose protein sequence is MANELTDRQKLLLLELVRHSEGVDPSEVARRLDVSRRTLQRDLRAVAGWLRPIRARIESQGGRLCLLASPQELERIEAALGSVNARTAAITPRQRAALLALWLLAEPGPLKLAYLGKVLDAAPASLSGDLNDLAPWLRARHLTLVRRQGFGVLIEGSEVARRETMADIVYEQISPYQLARMTTREGDLSHPVARWLVEFVQEPVLTAVADAVEAVLGAAEPPVEEADRFEVWLYAVIQCLRVARRGLVRGTDLDESARPGDVALAKELLSSVAKATGLPAVSTEPEIRYMARHLAGLRVRLDDDFRLLPSNVTALDLAHRFVRAVEDITRLPFASDHLLVSGLAQHLAPVLDRVRAGLPIRNPLLEEVKARYPDLFSAAESAAHEVFAAHGLRLPDEEIGFLVMHLGASRERRWAEEKWRAVIVCPHGLSSARLLASRVRKELPEISVQEVASAKSAAHVNADLILSTVSLPESGVPAVVVSPFLTEEDLRAIRLALAKMERPARTSFKPGETLTGTSKWASRLASLARTAAIRAETVGEVIRLVGLDLVRQGRASDAESIAEAIERRERLGSVVLPDRQLAVLHARTDGIDGPFVGVYRLERPIWMRGVAEDEPVSVFLVLLAPVHEDPVVIDGLGRISAALVESETLAEALKSADEEEIRRRLYDAMVRQGE, encoded by the coding sequence ATGGCGAACGAACTGACGGATCGCCAAAAGCTCCTGCTCCTCGAACTGGTGCGGCACTCGGAAGGCGTGGATCCTTCCGAGGTCGCGCGCCGTTTGGACGTCAGCCGCCGCACGCTGCAGCGGGATCTGCGCGCCGTCGCTGGCTGGCTGCGCCCAATTCGGGCGCGGATCGAAAGCCAGGGAGGGCGGTTGTGCCTCCTGGCTTCGCCGCAGGAGTTGGAGCGCATTGAAGCGGCGCTGGGCTCAGTGAACGCGCGGACGGCGGCGATCACGCCGCGGCAGCGCGCTGCGCTTCTGGCCCTGTGGCTTCTTGCGGAGCCGGGGCCGCTCAAACTCGCCTATCTAGGCAAGGTCCTCGACGCCGCGCCCGCGAGCTTGAGCGGCGATTTGAACGATCTCGCCCCATGGCTGCGCGCTCGTCACCTGACGCTCGTGCGCAGGCAGGGTTTCGGCGTATTGATCGAAGGGAGCGAAGTGGCCAGGCGCGAAACCATGGCTGACATCGTCTACGAGCAGATTTCTCCGTATCAACTGGCTCGCATGACCACGCGAGAAGGCGATCTCAGCCATCCCGTCGCGCGCTGGCTCGTTGAATTTGTCCAAGAGCCGGTGCTCACGGCCGTCGCGGACGCCGTGGAGGCGGTGTTGGGCGCCGCGGAGCCGCCGGTAGAGGAGGCGGATCGGTTTGAGGTCTGGCTGTACGCGGTGATCCAATGCCTGCGGGTCGCCAGACGAGGGCTGGTGCGCGGAACGGATCTGGACGAGAGCGCAAGGCCTGGCGATGTTGCGCTCGCGAAGGAACTCTTGTCGAGTGTGGCGAAGGCGACTGGCCTTCCGGCCGTCTCGACCGAACCGGAGATCCGGTATATGGCCAGGCACCTCGCCGGCCTCCGCGTGCGCCTGGATGACGATTTCCGGCTGCTTCCGTCCAACGTGACCGCGCTCGATCTCGCCCATCGGTTCGTGCGCGCGGTCGAGGACATCACGCGGCTGCCGTTTGCGTCGGACCATCTGCTGGTGAGTGGGCTCGCGCAGCACCTCGCGCCTGTGCTCGATCGCGTCCGTGCTGGCCTGCCGATTCGAAATCCGCTGCTGGAGGAGGTCAAGGCCCGGTATCCGGATCTCTTTTCCGCGGCGGAATCGGCAGCGCACGAGGTGTTCGCCGCGCATGGGCTTCGGCTGCCGGATGAGGAAATCGGCTTTCTCGTCATGCACCTTGGGGCCTCCCGGGAGCGGCGATGGGCGGAGGAGAAGTGGCGCGCCGTCATTGTCTGCCCTCACGGGCTCAGCTCTGCGAGGCTTCTTGCGAGCCGTGTGCGCAAGGAGCTGCCCGAGATCTCGGTGCAGGAGGTGGCGTCGGCGAAATCCGCTGCGCACGTGAACGCCGATCTCATCCTGTCCACCGTTTCGCTGCCGGAGTCAGGCGTGCCTGCGGTGGTCGTGTCGCCATTTCTCACGGAGGAGGACCTCCGCGCGATTCGGCTAGCGCTTGCCAAGATGGAGCGGCCTGCGCGCACCTCGTTCAAGCCGGGAGAGACACTGACGGGCACATCCAAGTGGGCCTCGCGGCTCGCTTCTTTGGCCAGGACAGCCGCGATTCGAGCGGAGACCGTGGGCGAGGTCATTCGGCTCGTCGGGCTCGATCTCGTCCGACAAGGGCGCGCTTCCGACGCCGAATCGATTGCGGAGGCCATCGAGCGCAGGGAGCGGTTGGGGAGCGTCGTACTGCCGGATCGGCAGCTTGCTGTGTTGCATGCGAGGACCGACGGGATCGACGGCCCGTTTGTCGGCGTCTACCGCTTGGAGCGGCCAATATGGATGCGGGGAGTGGCGGAGGACGAGCCCGTGTCGGTCTTCCTGGTGCTGCTCGCCCCGGTGCACGAGGACCCAGTTGTCATCGACGGCCTCGGCCGCATCTCGGCGGCCTTGGTCGAATCGGAGACGCTGGCGGAGGCGCTGAAAAGCGCCGACGAAGAGGAAATTCGGCGGCGTCTGTACGACGCGATGGTTCGCCAAGGGGAGTGA